The Arachis ipaensis cultivar K30076 chromosome B05, Araip1.1, whole genome shotgun sequence nucleotide sequence GAGAAGAGGGTACAAAAGATATATCTATTTTAGTCATTTTGTATAATACCAATTACCAGTTAATCCATTTCTTTATTTGTATGGGCCACCAGTACTGTCTTGATCCGTTACATAGAAAGGCCCATTTAGCCTTAATGGGTTGGACATACTTTTGAAATTCTGAAATGGGCTGTAAACCCTAATAGATCATCACTTCATTTAACGGTGCCAATTAAAAATGCGTTCCCCACCTGATCCCACGGATTCAAATACAACAATCAATttagaggaagaaaaaaaaaataagaaaggaaaaacaaactttgttttgtttgctggaGTTCAAATTATATCAAATTATCGATTTAATCACTGGCATAAAACCCTATTTCCCTTCTTCTTGAGCTGTGCCAAAATGAGAGGTTCGAAGCGTTTGGCTGTTTCGGAACCGAACCATACCGATACAAACGAAACAGTGGTAAGTGTCTCTGTTGACACTCTTCCCTTTTGTCGTTTTCGAGCTTCAGCTCAATCACAAGTTCACTACTTGATTCACCAATTTTCCGTTACGCACTTTACCGCCGAcattttcccccttttttttgtTTGGGTCTTAGAAGAATACAATTTTCCAGCtagttcaatttttttttgctTGCTGAATTTTTCTGGCATTGAGTTTCCGCAAAATCGTGTTATTGATAGCATCTTAAAAGTTTGTCCTTGTGATTGAAAATCAGTAATTGTTGGGAGTAGATTGAACATCAGTAGCGATTTGAATTGAAAGGGGGTGAGTTGTAGGCATTTGCTAACGAAGCTGTTTGTAACTATAAGCTTATCTTCTTGTGTTTACTTCAGTTTTGTGCTTATCTTTCTTTCAATATTGAAAGGATCCACCCAAGAATTTGCGATGTTACAGGACTGAGATTTGAACTGATTTtgataagaaataataatttaCTGGCTTATTACCAATAAATGACACACCTATAGTGCTCTAGCTCTTAATAGTATGCTAAATTGTCTTTTATGCTTTTTAACGGTTATCTTTGGGAACTTGCTAGGAAACTCTCCAGAGTTTATGCTCGAGTCATTTTACATGTGGCAGATGATTTTTTTGGAAGTATATATTTATGTCCGTGTGTGGGTGTATAACTTCCGATGGCCAAACTACCTGAACTTTTAGATGCTTGAATGTCTGTAGCCTTTGCCTTATCCTGTTGAAGCTTAGTATACCTACATTTTCACTGTGATGCAGTTTCGGAACAAAAGAATAATGGAAGGATCTCTTTTTGACGTTCATAGAGCTGAACCATCCCAGCAAACAATGGCAGTGCCATCATTGGATATGCGGCGGGCAGAGTCATCCCAGAAGCATGTGAGAGCCTTAAACACCCAGTTTGCAAGGTACATATTTTATATCAACCAATTTGCCTTTTCCTTATTTGCATATTTCAGTTTTTGGTAAATGAGAAAAAAGTCTGGGTTTGGATTTTGCATACTTTGCATATGTCTTATTTGGTTAGCATTTGTTATAAATCATCACGCCTTGATGTAAAATCTGGTTTAAGGATCCTGCATAGTCCTTCTCATTATTCTGCTACATGTCTTCCATTTGACAGCTGGGTTCAAACACAATTACAGAATCACCCTGATGAGCTCTGGGAAGATGGTGTCAGAGATTACTTAGAACATGCTGCAGGCATTATGGTAATTCAGCACATGGTTTAATGATCTTACATACATTACTTATATTTCCAATTTACTGGTAGTTTCATACTATCTGAATCCAAGTAATATGTTATTGAAGCTACCATTTTAGCAGACTCTTGTCTGATATCTTGTAGTTTTGTTACTTTTATGGATACTTTAATTAAATAAACAGGTATACTTGCACATTTTCGAATGGAAAGTGAAACCACTGTGGTTCTAGTTGTTAAGTAACTATACAAGGTTATATCTATTGTTGTTAAGTAACTATACAAGGTTATATCCATTTTATAACAACATCCCTGCCTGTGTTCTACCAAGAGGGAGTCTGTCTACTGGTGAGAATGAGATTTGCTTTGGCTACACTATAATATGCTTGATCTCACTGCTTGTTCTTGCCACCTCTAATGATTTTAGTGTTAGCATCTATGTCATTCCCCCCCTCCCCCACAAAAACCCCAGCCCACCCCAAAGAGTCGTGCTGCTCACTACACTATACTGTAAGCCGTGCATAAAGTTGAAAATCCTTGTATTGTTTCAGGAAAAGTTTAGTGATGTTGTAAACTGGATCAAAGCAAATGCCACCAAGGGGGAAAATTTGCCTGCTGATGTTGGTGCTTCTTTTGCCGGGAAAAAATTATCTCCAGATGtgactaataaagaaaataaaacttcTGGAGAAAAAACTGGGTCTACTACAGCTAGTCCTGCTTCAAATTTTGCTAGTCCTGCTATGAGTTTTGGCAGTCCTGCTATGAATTTTGGCAGTCCTGCTACAAATTTTGCTAGTCCTGCTACAAATTTTTCTAGTCCTGTTACAAATTTTGCTACTCCTCTGCCAAACTTTGCTTCTTCTGCTGCGAACTCTGCTTCTTCTGCTGCAAACTTTGCCACTCCTGCTACTTCATGGGGTGCTGGATTATTCtcaaacagtcaaaaaccttttACATTTGGTATGATTCTTCTCACCCTCAAATAGTCACCCTATATGTTTAATGAAAATTTAAGACCATGAATcttataaaatgaaaataaaaaaattacatttgtTGTATAATTTTATTGTGATGTCTAGATGACAGACAGCCGACAGTTATTAGAGGCCATGGGACATATGTTCATACTGGCTTAGGACACCCATAATAAATTGGAGGTTTGCATAGAGTATCTGTTATCTTAATGTCCTCCATTTTGGAAACAAAGCTTGCTATCTATTCCTTGGACGGATGCTCATATCCTGACTGGAATTTCAAACTGCATTGCATGCCGATTTGTGGAACTTAGTTTGAAACTTTTGTCTCTGTTTCGCTATTGGCTGCTAAATTATCCTATGTTTTCCAGGTACTCAAAATTCGGCTCCCTCTAATAATGATGCTTCAGATGATGTAGATGGTGGTGAGGACATGATTCTTCTCTCTTTAACCCTTCCCAAGTTTTCAGTTACAGTCTTCTTAATAGATACTTCATTTCCTTTTGCAAATACAGATTATCCTATCCATTTTGTATTGTGTGTTTGATTCACCATTTATGACCCTTTTTAATGCTGGAGGTTTCTTGGAGCAACTGTCACATGATGTCATTGTTGTTCATGATTAAATGAATATAAAATGAAGGTTACTTTATTTTTTTGTGGTAGGTGGTTTGATAACTGTATGTCATGCTTCTGTAGTCTTTACTAATGTATGATAACCTTTCCTCCTCTATATGGTAATTATTTTCATTAAAGAAACCCTAGAGTAGGAAGAACATATTTACATCTGCAGGTTGTTTAACAAAAACTAAATCCCTTATTCCCTCCCCCCTTCTCTCGCCCTCTTCCTCTAAATGGTAAAAGGAAAGTTCTATTAGTCTGGACGAAACAAAAGATACACGATATTGGGAAGAAAATGGATATTGAGATCTGAGGGTACTATTATTCATTACTATCAGCTGGGTACTtgaattttttatcttttcattATTGCCTTGTTATCTTGTTCTAGTTTTTGAACTTGATTACATATCATTACCTTATATATTGTTGTAAGTTTAGTTTTGACCTTATACACTGGGTCCCATCAACATTCTTGCTTGCTAGTTTATAGAAATGTTAATTTCTTGTGCACAAGAGAACCATTAGAGTTACATTTATTAATATTCATGGCATTTATAATCAATAAGATTAGAAAAAAAAAGGGCGgtacaaattaaattttttttatttggtttcaGAAAATGACTTGGAGCAGCCCAGCAGTCCATCAGTGAAGAAGTCAGAAGAGAAAGGTATCATAGTTGTGCATGAAGTGAAGTGCAAACTATTTGTAAAGGTATTTTTTCCCCTCCCCTCATTTGATGCAATGTTTCAatgtaaatttaataatttatataCTTGCAGTGTCACAATAGCTTTCAGACAGCATCTATTTTGCCTACCCTTATTCAATTTAATGAGTTAATGtctctcacttttttttttggtcCAGTCAAGTGATACAGATGTTAAGAATGTATGGAAAGATAAAGGAATGGGTCAACTGTGTATTAAATGCAAAGAAGGTGTCAGCAAGGCTACCaaggagtccaaaccaacaatcatTGTTCGAAATGAGGTTTGTTCTTTTGTTATTTCTCTTAGTACTTATAGTTTAGGTGAGTTTCTGTGAGTTTCATTGACTTTCTGATACCTTCATTGATGGCAGGTAGGGAAAATTCTTCTCAATGCCTTGTTGTATCCAGGAATAAAGACGCATCTACAGAAGAATACTCTTGTTGCGATATTCCACACGTCGGTATGGCACAAATGCTGAAGTGTTTATATAAACATTGAAAAGCTCTGTATAGTTTGTATAGTTAGTATTGATAGGAGAAGCTAAAAGTAACCTTTTCCATTATATTTTTAGATTCTGTTTGAAAAGCTTATCATTCGGAATTGTTCACTGTCGTTCTTCGTAGGATATTGCTGATGGAAGTGGTGAAAATAATGATAGCGTTGTTGCACGCACCTTCTTGATAAAAGTGAAAACAGAAGAAGATCGAAATAAATTGGCATCAATAATCCAAGAATATGCTCCAGGATCTTGATAGTACGCGAGATGTAATTATTGTGCCAAGTTGAGTCATTACATGTAATCGGTGACCGGATCCACCTTCAATTTTCCCTTCGAAAAAATCTCAAGTTTATTAAAGGTCTCATATGTTGGATTCTGTTTTTACAAACCTTGTGGTTTTAGAGGCTGCTGCTTATGTACCATAAAGAGAATGTTAGATGATCATGGTCGGTATCAGTACTTTAGATTGAAGCCATTGTCAATTAAGGTTAGTGCCCTTATTGCCTCCGTGTTCTAACTCTAGTTTGGGGCAGATGGTAGTTAATTATCacacttatcttttttttttttcttctatcttttttttaatcaaaagaaTATATAGCACCTGATAATGCTGTAACGATTATTTGTCAGAAATGGCCAGATTTGGCATGTTAATATAGGTGCTGCCGATGACTTATAAATAATACACATTTGTTTGTCCAAAAGTTCACAACAATTCATGCGATTAGGGATAGAAAAAAGAGGGTTATCATTGTTGAGTGTACATGCTGGGTGgaaagagacaaaataaaatcgAGGGCAGTTCACAAAATTCAATTCATTCTTGATCGTTGAAAAGCTTGCAGAACGATACATTTTGCTATAAcgcataaaaaaaatattccgACAGCTCTACATTTTATTGTAATTCTAAAAAAAAAGACGTAATTTTAGCTGTTAAATCAGTTTTTGAAGGTGTATATTTATGCGTTGTTTTATGtttttttgtgtattttatatttataatgtgttttatatgagtgattaatttaataattaaaattttagatgGCATTAAGATTATTGATCACTTTGATTGCTCTATTCTAAACGTCAGTTTagaatgattttttaaaaaagtatttatttttttttgaaagttattttatatttgaataaGAATTCAAAATTGAAAAAAAGTCAATCTAAACTAATACCACACGAATCTAAGTTTTTTTTAGGTGTGGTAAAATTCCATGAGATATGGAACCCTATGAATATTGTCCCAGATGGGAATTCAAAGATGGAGAATTTTTCGGTGGAAAAGGGAGCCCGAGACATTGCAGGGATTCAAGTGGGAATTTCCGTCCCGTTTCCATGATCTTCGAATAATAcgaatttatttaattatttttaatattttaggtATTTTAGTAATTTCCTCTATTATATATATTTGTTGTGGTGAAAGATTAGGTGCATTTaacttcatatgaagttgataaCTCAGAGTCGTTAGTTGATAATTTAATCAAAcctgtcaaattatttaacgactctcaactattAATTTCACATGAAGTTAATGTACCTGAGTTCcaccatttttcatttttttgtgttaggacttattttattttactagattATGTtgtgttattatattttttggaCTTAGATATTGAACTTTAATTAAttcattattttagaatttagacAAAATACATTTGTATGTTGTT carries:
- the LOC107642969 gene encoding uncharacterized protein LOC107642969 isoform X1; translation: MRGSKRLAVSEPNHTDTNETVFRNKRIMEGSLFDVHRAEPSQQTMAVPSLDMRRAESSQKHVRALNTQFASWVQTQLQNHPDELWEDGVRDYLEHAAGIMEKFSDVVNWIKANATKGENLPADVGASFAGKKLSPDVTNKENKTSGEKTGSTTASPASNFASPAMSFGSPAMNFGSPATNFASPATNFSSPVTNFATPLPNFASSAANSASSAANFATPATSWGAGLFSNSQKPFTFGTQNSAPSNNDASDDVDGENDLEQPSSPSVKKSEEKGIIVVHEVKCKLFVKSSDTDVKNVWKDKGMGQLCIKCKEGVSKATKESKPTIIVRNEVGKILLNALLYPGIKTHLQKNTLVAIFHTSDIADGSGENNDSVVARTFLIKVKTEEDRNKLASIIQEYAPGS
- the LOC107642969 gene encoding uncharacterized protein LOC107642969 isoform X3 codes for the protein MLESFYMWQMIFLEVYIYFRNKRIMEGSLFDVHRAEPSQQTMAVPSLDMRRAESSQKHVRALNTQFASWVQTQLQNHPDELWEDGVRDYLEHAAGIMEKFSDVVNWIKANATKGENLPADVGASFAGKKLSPDVTNKENKTSGEKTGSTTASPASNFASPAMSFGSPAMNFGSPATNFASPATNFSSPVTNFATPLPNFASSAANSASSAANFATPATSWGAGLFSNSQKPFTFGTQNSAPSNNDASDDVDGENDLEQPSSPSVKKSEEKGIIVVHEVKCKLFVKSSDTDVKNVWKDKGMGQLCIKCKEGVSKATKESKPTIIVRNEVGKILLNALLYPGIKTHLQKNTLVAIFHTSDIADGSGENNDSVVARTFLIKVKTEEDRNKLASIIQEYAPGS
- the LOC107642969 gene encoding uncharacterized protein LOC107642969 isoform X2; this translates as MEGSLFDVHRAEPSQQTMAVPSLDMRRAESSQKHVRALNTQFASWVQTQLQNHPDELWEDGVRDYLEHAAGIMEKFSDVVNWIKANATKGENLPADVGASFAGKKLSPDVTNKENKTSGEKTGSTTASPASNFASPAMSFGSPAMNFGSPATNFASPATNFSSPVTNFATPLPNFASSAANSASSAANFATPATSWGAGLFSNSQKPFTFGTQNSAPSNNDASDDVDGENDLEQPSSPSVKKSEEKGIIVVHEVKCKLFVKSSDTDVKNVWKDKGMGQLCIKCKEGVSKATKESKPTIIVRNEVGKILLNALLYPGIKTHLQKNTLVAIFHTSDIADGSGENNDSVVARTFLIKVKTEEDRNKLASIIQEYAPGS